One genomic region from Gossypium hirsutum isolate 1008001.06 chromosome D13, Gossypium_hirsutum_v2.1, whole genome shotgun sequence encodes:
- the LOC121224974 gene encoding uncharacterized mitochondrial protein AtMg00810-like, whose translation MVSKVDNSLFILRLGARVLYVLVYVDDIIVTGSDSQAIDSFVTQLNDRFSLKYLGNLNYFLGIEVQHTSEGMVLSQTKYVRDLLRKASMDRSNSLPTPMVTNCHLSVGEGSPVEDQHYYRSIIGALQYVVITRPDIAYLVNKVCQFMHNPLDVHFKAVKRILRYLQGTLSYGLRFTRDSKFLLEGYSDASWGFDVDDRRSTSGFCVFLGGNPVSWSSEKQSVVSRSTAEAEYRSVAHTAAEMIWIQSLLAELCVPVSSKALIWCDSSAAVAVAGNPVMHSKFKHVELDVFFVREKVAASILQVGHVPGSYQLADILTKPLSAPMFNKFRSQLRVVSIS comes from the coding sequence ATGGTCTCAAAGGTAGATAACTCACTTTTCATTCTTCGATTGGGTGCTCGGGTGTTGTACGTCcttgtttatgttgatgacatcatagtcaCTGGTAGTGATTCTCAGGCCATTGACAGTTTTGTCACTCAACTAAATGATCGGTTCTCCTTAAAATACCTAGGTAATTTAAACTACTTCCTTGGTATTGAGGTACAACACACGTCTGAAGGGATGGTTTTGTCTCAAACCAAATATGTTCGGGACTTACTTCGCAAAGCCTCTATGGATCGATCGAATAGCCTTCCAACTCCAATGGTCACCAATTGTCACTTGTCTGTTGGTGAAGGCAGTCCGGTCGAGGATCAACATTACTACAGAAGCATCATTGGTGCACTACAATATGTAGTAATCACTAGACCTGACATAGCTTATTTAGTGAACAAGGTCTGTCAGTTCATGCACAATCCCCTAGATGTACACTTCAAGGCTGTAAAACGGATATTGAGGTATTTACAAGGGACGTTGAGTTATGGTCTACGGTTTACTCGTGACTCAAAGTTTCTGTTAGAAGGCTATTCAGATGCCAGTTGGGGCTTTGATGTTGACGACCGACGGTCCACTTCAGGGTTTTGCGTCTTTCTCGGAGGTAATCCAGTTTCTTGGAGCTCTGAAAAACAGTCAGTGGTTTCTCGATCCACGGCCGAGGCGGAGTATAGAAGTGTTGCACATACAGCCGCGGAAATGATTTGGATCCAATCATTGTTGGCTGAATTATGCGTTCCTGTTTCATCGAAAGCTTTGATCTGGTGTGACAGTTCTGCTGCAGTTGCTGTAGCAGGGAATCCCGTTATGCACTCCAAGTTCAAACATGTGGAGTTGGATGTTTTCTTTGTTAGAGAAAAGGTGGCAGCTAGTATACTTCAGGTTGGGCATGTTCCAGGGTCCTATCAACTTGCAGATATCTTGACAAAGCCACTCTCAGCACCAATGTTCAATAAGTTTCGAAGTCAGCTTCGAGTAGTTAGTATTAGTTAA